In the Clupea harengus unplaced genomic scaffold, Ch_v2.0.2, whole genome shotgun sequence genome, one interval contains:
- the znf143b gene encoding zinc finger protein 143 isoform X1 gives MMLLAQVNSDSQAMEFQTVDGDSQQVTLCLTEAVTVADGDHIENMDTVSLQAVTLVDGSTAYIQHNPKVISDTKLMEGQVIQLEDGSAAYVHHLSMPKSECYTFEGGEGLRLEDGQAVQLEDGTTAYIHTPKETYEQSGLQAVQLEDGTTAYIQHTVHMPQSNTILAIQADGTVADLQAEGAINAETISVLEQYSAKVESSDCGTGLLGRAETDNGVHMQIVLQGQDARATRVQHVGEKTFRCEHEGCGKLYTTAHHLKVHERSHTGDKPYLCEHMGCGKKFATGYGLKSHIRTHTGEKPYRCQETNCHKSFKTSGDLQKHTRTHTGEKPFKCPFEGCGRSFTTSNIRKVHIRTHTGERPYYCSEPSCGRAFASATNYKNHMRIHTGEKPYVCTVPGCDKRFTEYSSLYKHHVVHTPCKPYNCNHCGKTYKQISTLAMHKRTAHNDTEPIEEEQEAYFEQPTEAMDDPSITFTPTVVEDDSGSEQVITGTAEIIDQHHVALITHDGTQQVSLSQADMQAMGGTITMVTQEGTTITIPAHEAMLSGGTHSVTMVSADGTEGQVAIVTPHLSAFQTEDGVLMQEQEHQVGGTPHPVTLLATSNGTHIAVQLSDQPSLEEAIRIASRIQQGETPGLDD, from the exons ATGATGCTCTTGGCCCAGGTGAACAGTGATTCTCAGGCCATGGAGTTCCAAACTGTAGATGGGGATTCCCAGCAGGTGACCCTCTGTCTAACAGAGGCTGTCACAGTGGCAG ATGGGGATCACATTGAGAACATGGACACAGTTAGCCTGCAAGCAGTGACTCTGGTTGATGGGTCCACAGCATACATACAGCACAACCCGAAAG tTATCTCAGACACCAAGTTGATGGAAGGGCAAGTGATTCAGCTTGAAGATGGCTCAGCTGCGTATGTTCATCACTTATCCATGCCTAAATCAG AATGCTATACATTTGAAGGTGGAGAGGGCTTGAGATTAGAGGATGGTCAGGCTGTACAGCTTGAGGATGGCACAACAGCCTACATCCATACACCCAAAG agaCGTATGAGCAGAGCGGGTTGCAGGCAGTCCAACTGGAGGACGGCACCACGGCCTATATTCAGCACACTGTACACATGCCTCAGTCCAACACCATCCTGGCCATCCAAGCTGATGGCACTGTGGCAGACTTGCAGGCAGAGGGCGCTATCAATGCTGAGACCATCAGTGTGCTGGAACAGTATTCTGCCAAG gtagagaGCTCCGACTGTGGCACAGGGCTGCTGGGTAGAGCAGAGACTGATAATGGAGTACACATGCAG ATCGTGCTGCAGGGCCAGGATGCCAGAGCCACCAGGGTGCAGCATGTTGGTGAGAAGACGTTCCGCTGTGAGCATGAGGGCTGTGGCAAACtctacaccacagcacaccacctCAAG gtaCATGAACGATCACACACTGGGGATAAACCGTATTTGTGCGAACATATGGGATGTGGGAAGAAATTTGCAACAG GGTATGGACTCAAAAGtcacatcagaacacacacaggcgaaaagCCATACCGCTGCCAGGAGACCAACTGTCATAAGTCCTTCAAAACGTCAGGAGACCTGCAAAAGCACACGCGGACACATACAG GGGAGAAGCCGTTCAAGTGCCCGTTCGAAGGCTGCGGCCGCTCTTTCACCACTTCCAACATTCGCAAGGTgcacatccgcacacacacggGGGAGAGGCCTTACTACTGCTCAGAGCCCAGCTGCGGAAGGGCCTTTGCTAGTGCCACCAACTACAAAAATCACATGAGGATCCACACAG gagagaagccatatGTATGCACAGTGCCTGGTTGTGATAAGCGCTTCACCGAGTACTCCAGCCTGTACAAACACCATGTAGTCCACACTCCATGCAAACCCTACAACTGCAACCACTGTGGGAAGACCTACAAGCAGATCTCCACGCTGGCTATGCACAAACGCACCGCACACAACGACACCGAGCCCAtcgaggaggagcaggaggcctACTTCGAGCAACCCACAG AGGCCATGGATGACCCCAGCATCACCTTCACACCCACAGTGGTAGAGGACGACTCCGGATCTGAGCAGGTTATCACGGGAACAGCTGAGATCATAGACCAGCATCATGTGGCCCTCATCACGCATGATGGGACGCAGCAG gtcagtctctctcaggctgacatGCAAGCCATGGGTGGCACAATAACCATGGTAACACAAGAGGGGACGACCATAACCATCCCGGCTCATGAGGCAATGCTGTCTGGAGGGACACATTCTGTTACCATGGTGTCAGCAGATGGCACTGAGGGACAG gtgGCCATAGTCACTCCACACCTGTCTGCGTTCCAGACGGAGGACGGGGTGTTgatgcaggagcaggagcatcAGGTGGGGGGCACCCCACACCCTGTGACGCTGCTGGCCACCTCCAATGGCACGCACATCGCTGTGCAG CTTAGTGATCAGCCCTCACTGGAAGAAGCCATACGAATTGCATCAAGAATACAGCAAGGGGAGACGCCTGGACTTGATGATTAA
- the znf143b gene encoding zinc finger protein 143 isoform X2: MMLLAQVNSDSQAMEFQTVDGDSQQVTLCLTEAVTVADGDHIENMDTVSLQAVTLVDGSTAYIQHNPKVISDTKLMEGQVIQLEDGSAAYVHHLSMPKSGGEGLRLEDGQAVQLEDGTTAYIHTPKETYEQSGLQAVQLEDGTTAYIQHTVHMPQSNTILAIQADGTVADLQAEGAINAETISVLEQYSAKVESSDCGTGLLGRAETDNGVHMQIVLQGQDARATRVQHVGEKTFRCEHEGCGKLYTTAHHLKVHERSHTGDKPYLCEHMGCGKKFATGYGLKSHIRTHTGEKPYRCQETNCHKSFKTSGDLQKHTRTHTGEKPFKCPFEGCGRSFTTSNIRKVHIRTHTGERPYYCSEPSCGRAFASATNYKNHMRIHTGEKPYVCTVPGCDKRFTEYSSLYKHHVVHTPCKPYNCNHCGKTYKQISTLAMHKRTAHNDTEPIEEEQEAYFEQPTEAMDDPSITFTPTVVEDDSGSEQVITGTAEIIDQHHVALITHDGTQQVSLSQADMQAMGGTITMVTQEGTTITIPAHEAMLSGGTHSVTMVSADGTEGQVAIVTPHLSAFQTEDGVLMQEQEHQVGGTPHPVTLLATSNGTHIAVQLSDQPSLEEAIRIASRIQQGETPGLDD, from the exons ATGATGCTCTTGGCCCAGGTGAACAGTGATTCTCAGGCCATGGAGTTCCAAACTGTAGATGGGGATTCCCAGCAGGTGACCCTCTGTCTAACAGAGGCTGTCACAGTGGCAG ATGGGGATCACATTGAGAACATGGACACAGTTAGCCTGCAAGCAGTGACTCTGGTTGATGGGTCCACAGCATACATACAGCACAACCCGAAAG tTATCTCAGACACCAAGTTGATGGAAGGGCAAGTGATTCAGCTTGAAGATGGCTCAGCTGCGTATGTTCATCACTTATCCATGCCTAAATCAG GTGGAGAGGGCTTGAGATTAGAGGATGGTCAGGCTGTACAGCTTGAGGATGGCACAACAGCCTACATCCATACACCCAAAG agaCGTATGAGCAGAGCGGGTTGCAGGCAGTCCAACTGGAGGACGGCACCACGGCCTATATTCAGCACACTGTACACATGCCTCAGTCCAACACCATCCTGGCCATCCAAGCTGATGGCACTGTGGCAGACTTGCAGGCAGAGGGCGCTATCAATGCTGAGACCATCAGTGTGCTGGAACAGTATTCTGCCAAG gtagagaGCTCCGACTGTGGCACAGGGCTGCTGGGTAGAGCAGAGACTGATAATGGAGTACACATGCAG ATCGTGCTGCAGGGCCAGGATGCCAGAGCCACCAGGGTGCAGCATGTTGGTGAGAAGACGTTCCGCTGTGAGCATGAGGGCTGTGGCAAACtctacaccacagcacaccacctCAAG gtaCATGAACGATCACACACTGGGGATAAACCGTATTTGTGCGAACATATGGGATGTGGGAAGAAATTTGCAACAG GGTATGGACTCAAAAGtcacatcagaacacacacaggcgaaaagCCATACCGCTGCCAGGAGACCAACTGTCATAAGTCCTTCAAAACGTCAGGAGACCTGCAAAAGCACACGCGGACACATACAG GGGAGAAGCCGTTCAAGTGCCCGTTCGAAGGCTGCGGCCGCTCTTTCACCACTTCCAACATTCGCAAGGTgcacatccgcacacacacggGGGAGAGGCCTTACTACTGCTCAGAGCCCAGCTGCGGAAGGGCCTTTGCTAGTGCCACCAACTACAAAAATCACATGAGGATCCACACAG gagagaagccatatGTATGCACAGTGCCTGGTTGTGATAAGCGCTTCACCGAGTACTCCAGCCTGTACAAACACCATGTAGTCCACACTCCATGCAAACCCTACAACTGCAACCACTGTGGGAAGACCTACAAGCAGATCTCCACGCTGGCTATGCACAAACGCACCGCACACAACGACACCGAGCCCAtcgaggaggagcaggaggcctACTTCGAGCAACCCACAG AGGCCATGGATGACCCCAGCATCACCTTCACACCCACAGTGGTAGAGGACGACTCCGGATCTGAGCAGGTTATCACGGGAACAGCTGAGATCATAGACCAGCATCATGTGGCCCTCATCACGCATGATGGGACGCAGCAG gtcagtctctctcaggctgacatGCAAGCCATGGGTGGCACAATAACCATGGTAACACAAGAGGGGACGACCATAACCATCCCGGCTCATGAGGCAATGCTGTCTGGAGGGACACATTCTGTTACCATGGTGTCAGCAGATGGCACTGAGGGACAG gtgGCCATAGTCACTCCACACCTGTCTGCGTTCCAGACGGAGGACGGGGTGTTgatgcaggagcaggagcatcAGGTGGGGGGCACCCCACACCCTGTGACGCTGCTGGCCACCTCCAATGGCACGCACATCGCTGTGCAG CTTAGTGATCAGCCCTCACTGGAAGAAGCCATACGAATTGCATCAAGAATACAGCAAGGGGAGACGCCTGGACTTGATGATTAA
- the wee1 gene encoding wee1-like protein kinase, translated as MEGKMSFSCRRLEKSNVNSPSLRPIRQKLSFSPSDGEEDCIEDANNSTGAESGFTELDSPLPLRRNSADKRHDSNSSPQTADDDDIESWDEEGFESPSHLKNIFINNSPSVRKGTRSYDSSPERTFVHDDGEGSSSPIPDCPDTPPHKTFRKLRLFDTPHTPKSLLCKARTSASSSRRVALFRDVDSASKTCLDSRRNQTPQVNINPFTPDSILGQSSTFQRNTRKRSHWNDSCGEDMDASDAEIEDEIVPPSKRITMMESNMMSRYMSEFHELEKIGCGEFGSVFKCVKRLDGCIYAIKRSKKPLAGSVDEQNALREVYAHAVLGQHPHVVRYYSAWAEDDHMLIQNEYCNGGTLSDVITENYRKMAFLSELGLKELLLQVTRGLKYIHSTALVHMDIKPSNIFISRKTAVDECEDEEDGPTTSVIYKIGDLGHVTRVTNPQVEEGDSRFLANEVLQEDYINLTKADIFALALTVVSAAGGDPLPTNGEKWHEIRQGKLPSIPQVLSQEFLCLLKLMIHPDPTRRPSASDLLRHPALLTAARMSADQLRVELNAEKFKNALLQKELKKAQQAKAVAEEKVLSTDRVLTRSTLQGGGRASRLVGKKMNRSLSLTIY; from the exons ATGGAGGGGAAAATGAGTTTCAGCTGTAGGCGACTTGAAAAGAGTAACGTTAACTCTCCCAGCCTGCGGCCTATTCGGCAAAAACTGAGCTTTTCTCCGAGCGACGGAGAGGAGGATTGCATAGAAGATGCTAATAACAGCACGGGAGCCGAATCGGGCTTTACGGAACTGGATTCCCCGCTGCCACTTCGACGGAATAGCGCCGACAAGAGACATGATTCCAACAGCAGCCCTCAGACAGCGGACGACGACGACATCGAGTCCTGGGATGAGGAGGGCTTTGAGTCGCCCTCTCACTTGAAAAATATTTTCATAAACAATTCACCCTCTGTACGGAAAGGGACTCGGAGTTACGATAGTTCGCCAGAGAGGACATTTGTTCACGACGACGGAGAGGGGTCTAGCTCACCTATTCCAGACTGTCCCGATACACCCCCCCATAAAACATTTCGGAAGCTTCGCCTTTTTGATACGCCTCATACGCCCAAG AGTTTGCTGTGCAAAGCCAGAACGAGTGCATCAAGTAGCAGGCGAGTCGCTCTCTTCAGGGATGTGGATTCGGCGAGCAAAACCTGTCTGGACAGCCGGAGGAACCAGACCCCCCAGGTCAACATCAACCCCTTCACACCTGATTCCATCCTTGGTCAATCATCAACTTTTCAAAGGAACACTAGAAAGCGCTCGCACTGGAATGA CTCTTGCGGAGAAGACATGGACGCAAGTGATGCGGAAATCGAAGATGAAATTGTTCCTCCATCAAAG AGAATTACCATGATGGAGAGCAACATGATGTCCAGATACATGTCAGAATTCCATGAGCTGGAGAAGATCGGCTGTGGGGAGTTTGGATCCGTGTTCAAATGCGTCAAAAGACTCGATGGTTGCATCTACGCCATCAAGCGCTCCAAGAAGCCTCTGGCAGGATCAGTTGATGA GCAAAACGCACTTCGAGAGGTGTATGCCCATGCAGTCCTGGGCCAGCACCCCCATGTGGTGCGGTACTACTCCGCCTGGGCTGAGGACGACCACATGCTCATCCAGAATGAGTACTGCAATGGCGGCACGCTCTCGGACGTCATCACTGAGAACTACCGCAAAATGGCCTTCCTGTCAGAGTTGGGGCtgaaggagctgctgctgcaggtcaCCCGCGGCCTGAAGTACATCCACTCCACTGCCCTTGTGCACATGGACATCAAGCCTA GCAACATTTTTATCTCTCGAAAGACTGCTGTGGATGAGTgtgaagatgaggaagatggACCAACTACAAGTGTGATCTATAAAATAG GTGATCTAGGCCATGTGACCCGAGTGACCAATCCCCAGGTTGAGGAGGGGGACAGTCGGTTCCTAGCCAATGAGGTCCTTCAAGAG GACTACATCAACTTGACAAAGGCAGATATCTTCGCCCTTGCTCTGACTGTGGTCAGCGCTGCAGGGGGCGACCCACTGCCCACCAACGGAGAGAAGTGGCACGAGATCCGCCAGGGCAAGCTGCCGTCCATCCCACAAGTACTCTCGCAGGAGTTCTTATGCCTTTTAAAA cTGATGATCCACCCGGACCCCACTCGCAGGCCGTCCGCTTCGGATCTGCTCAGGCACCCAGCTCTGCTCACAGCGGCACGCATGAGTGCTGACCAGCTACGCGTCGAGCTCAACGCTGAGAAGTTCAAGAACGCCCTGTTGCAGAA GGAGCTGAAAAAAGCCCAGCAGGCAAAAGCGGTTGCAGAGGAGAAGGTTCTGTCCACAGACCGGGTTTTGACGCGTTCCACACTGCAGGGTGGGGGCCGAGCCTCGCGCCTCGTCGGCAAGAAGATGAACCGCTCACTAAGCCTGACCATATACTGA